The sequence TGAAGACCATCAGCTTCTAAGAGTTGATGGCCTTCGCATCTAAACAATTTTGTCTCGTCTAGGTTCAAAGGATTATTCGTATTTGAAAGTTATAAAAAAATGGGAAGAAAAACGATGTCAACCATCAATTTCTCTTCCCATTTACTGTTTATTTAGTTGATTATCCTAAACTCATTATTGCAGTCAATATTGTTGAGCCAGCAATGGCAATCAGCATCAACCAAACAACGATTTTAGTGACTTTAGAAAATCTACTTGTCTTTTTATCGTTCAATGATTATACACATCCTTATTCTTTACTTTCTCTAGTTTACATCGTTTTACTAAAATCAGCAACTAGAAATTTTACAAAAGGTTTCGTTTTTTTAGCCGTCGAATCACAAAAATACATGTTGCAGTTGTGACAACAAAGATCCAAAAAAAAGCATCTTCCCGATTGGCGAACGGTAATTTTACATTCATACCGAAGATTCCTCCGATAATCGTTGGAATGGTCAAAACGATAGTTAGGGAGGTTAAAATCTTCATTACGTTATTCAGATTGTTCGAAACAATTGCTGAAAAAGTATCGCTCACTTTATCTACAAGTTTTAGTTGGATCTTAGTCGTCGTGGCTGCTTGTTTTGTTTCGACTAGAATATCGTGGAGCCGTGGTAAATGTGCTCTGGGATCAGTAAATATTCGGGCGTTGTAAAGCATATTTAAGACTTCTAAATTAGAGTTTATCGCGGATTCAAAATATACTAGGCTTTTTTGAATATCCATCATTTGATAAAGTTGACTATTTTCTGTTGAAACTTTTAATTCACCTTCAAGTTTATTTGTCTGATTGATCAATTCTTTTAAAAAACGATTATAGCTGGTCGATATTTGCCATGATAAATATAGAATCAGGGTCTCCTGAATGGGTAATTGACTATCTGGGACAGGACTCCTGACGGTTTGCTTTAAAAAATCTGCCGAATTATTGATAACGGTAATCACTTTTCCAGTTGTTGTTAAAATGATTGCAAACGGAAAAGTGTCTAATTGAGTGTACCCGCTAGGACTAATTGTTGCATGGGGATATTGAAGCAACATCAATGCGGGTTCCTCTAATGTATTTTGATGCAAACC is a genomic window of Enterococcus haemoperoxidus ATCC BAA-382 containing:
- a CDS encoding magnesium transporter CorA family protein, whose protein sequence is MINYLKIENSQLIPSQTDTDETVWLAVEKPTEEEIDQLVTTYKLPKDYITGVLDDNENSRFEGLHQNTLEEPALMLLQYPHATISPSGYTQLDTFPFAIILTTTGKVITVINNSADFLKQTVRSPVPDSQLPIQETLILYLSWQISTSYNRFLKELINQTNKLEGELKVSTENSQLYQMMDIQKSLVYFESAINSNLEVLNMLYNARIFTDPRAHLPRLHDILVETKQAATTTKIQLKLVDKVSDTFSAIVSNNLNNVMKILTSLTIVLTIPTIIGGIFGMNVKLPFANREDAFFWIFVVTTATCIFVIRRLKKRNLL
- a CDS encoding DUF4044 domain-containing protein, giving the protein MNDKKTSRFSKVTKIVVWLMLIAIAGSTILTAIMSLG